The genome window AAGGGCACTGAAAAAGTCTGATTCTAAAAAAGAATTGGGCTTTTTTAATGTATCCATTATAATAGAATCATGAGGAAGGAGGTTCTGCCATGTTGAAAGACCATTCACAGTTGAAACTTTCATTATCACCCTATCAGGGGATTTATGATGCAATCATTCCAGCAAATCATCTTTTGCGTAGAATTAAAGAAAATATAGATTTTAGTTTTGTAAATCCAATGCTCCGTAAACAGTATTGTGAAAATTTCGGGCGGCCGGCGAAAGAACCGGAGATGATGTTTAAACTGCTTTTTCTGAAAAAGCTGTACGATCTGTCCGATGAAACCCTGATCAGCAGTGCTCAGACAGACATGGCATATAAATTTTTTCTGGATCTGGAACCAGAAGAAAAAATGATAGATCCCAGTCTTCTGACGAAATTCAGAAAGACCCGCATCACGGAAGATATTCTGGAGGAAATGCTGAAAGAAACAATCCAGCAGGCTCTGGACAAAGGTCTAATCAAATCGGGAACGATTATCGTGGATTCTACCCACACAACTGCATCCGTCCGAGCGAAATCCCCCACACAAATCCTGAGGGATATGAGTAAACAACTTCGGAAAGAGATTTATAAAAATGCTTTTGAATTATCAGAGAGATTTCCAGAGAAACCATCTTTGGAAGCAGGATTGGACGAAGAGATCGCCTATACGAAGGAACTGCTCCAGGTTCTGGAGGAAGGGATAGAAACCTGTGGAAATCAAAAGATACAGAAAATCTCTAAAGAGATGAAAGAACTGCTTGAGAACGAACAGATCAGAGAGATCCGTTCCAAAGATGATAAAGATGCACGGTTTGGGCACAAAACGGCGACCAGTACGTTTTATGGGTATAAGAATCATCTCGCAATGACAGAAGGCCGTCTGATTGCTGGGATAAGTGTAACAGATGGAGGAGCACCGGATGGTCAGGAATTGCCGAAACTGATAGAAAAAGCACAGAAAAATGGAATAAAAGTAACAGAAGTTATCGGAGATATGGCATATGTCAGTGATGATAATCTGGAAGTTTGCGGAAAAGAGATTGCACTGATTGCCCGAACGAATACAGCTGTAGCGGCGGCTGCAAACGGAAACCTTGCGGAGGGGTTCTGTTTCAATAAAGATGCAGGGTTGCTGCAATGTCCTGCCGGAGAGCTTTCCATGCGAGTGGAAAAGAGAGCTGCCAAAAACGGAAACACCTATTTAAGATATATATTTAGCAAAGTTAAGTGCCGGAAATGCCCGCAAAGAGAAAACTGCCGTGTAGGAAAATCAAACTCAAAAGAACGGAGTTACAGTATCACGCAGGCAAGCGCGAAAAACATGGAAAGGCTTAAATTTGAAGAAAGTGAATACTTCCAAGAGAGAATGAAAATCCGGCATAGGATAGAAGAAAAGAATGGAGAATTAAAAGAAGCCCACGGTTTGCGCAGAGCAGATTCAAGAGGGTTATTTGCTATGCATGTTCAAATGTATTTTACCGCATTTACAGCAAATGTAAAAAGGATAGTAAGATTACAGGAATTGGCTATGGCTTAAACCATAGCATTATTCTGTAATCTTATCGAAAAAGAACTGAAAATCACAAAAAATCGTCATAAAAGAAAAACTCCCACTTAAAAAATGGAAGTTTTTCAGTGCCCTTTGTTTATAGGGGATTCAAGCTAAAATCGAACATATGTTGCTGCAAAACTGTGGGGCGCAAGCTCCTGTTCCTGAAGAAGTAAATTCAGGTTTTCCAATACGCCCAATACACGAAGCACATTCAACATACTATCTAAATAAACGCTTTCCCCTTTTTCCATCCGAACAATTGTTCTAATTGCCACTCCGGATTGTTCTGCCATACCTGCCTGAGTTATCTGCATCCTGATTCTGGTATCCCGGATTCTCTGACCAAGTTCCATCATAATTGTCTCGTTATTTTCATTTCCATAAATTGTCACAGCAATATTCTCCTATCCGAAAATGTCATATCTGTCACTTATTATATCACAATTAACTTTAATACGTCAATTGTGGCATATTATGTTTATCCCCCAGATTTTCTTTTTTATTTCTGCTTAATAAATCATTAATAAATTTTCGATTTCTTTTAGAATCTAATCATATTTTAGACACATTTAGGGGATATACTAATACTCAGATAGTTGATAAAACAACTATCTCCCCCCTCATAAAGTAAAAGCAATCGGGGTGACCCGATTGCCGCACTTTACTCTCATTCCTTTAGATAACTATAAAAAGAAAAGTCCGCTAACCTAAATGGTTAGCGGATTTTCTTCGCATCTCTTTGACCGGATCATCGCCCCGGAACACCTTTTACCTGATAAAATTTTGCGGTGAATAGTTATTAGTCGGAGGAAGACAGGTATGATCTTTACATACATAATAAGTCGTTTTGTCATTCAACAACTTGAATTCCTCTGTTGCTTCTGTAACTATTTTTATATCCGCATATAGAGGCAGTCCAGTGATAATCTTCTCCACACATTCTTCCTCTGCCAACACAACCGTAATTTTCTGAGGAGGATACCGATACAGAAGCCGCGCAATTAAAAACATACTATACCCTGCCGGATAATGCTCTGCCTCTGCAGACATATATGCAAACTGTTTCCTGACCGCCTGTTCATCCTCTTCTTTTTGAACCTCTGCATTCCCTCTCCCTGCAATGTCATCCGGAAGAATCTGCGAAAGTCTGACCAGACAATACGCCATCACGGAATTACCGCTCGGCAGTGCTCCGTCATAGCTTTCCTTTGGTTTTGTGATCAACCCCTCATTCCGGGTTCCATATAGAAAATAGCCCCCATTTTCATCTTCAAACTGCTGCCGGGCCTCATTGCAGATCTGCTTTGCACGCTTCAGATATTCAGGCCTTAAGGTTGCCTCATACAGACTGATTAATGCCGCCGTATAGTAAGCATACTCATTCAGAAACCCTTTCACTGACCGTGTATAATCCCGGCAGCTTACGTAAAGCTGATTTCCATCTGCAAGATGCCGTTCTATAAAGCAGTATGCCTTCTCCGCCGCCGAGCGGTAAATC of Roseburia hominis contains these proteins:
- a CDS encoding IS1182 family transposase, with amino-acid sequence MLKDHSQLKLSLSPYQGIYDAIIPANHLLRRIKENIDFSFVNPMLRKQYCENFGRPAKEPEMMFKLLFLKKLYDLSDETLISSAQTDMAYKFFLDLEPEEKMIDPSLLTKFRKTRITEDILEEMLKETIQQALDKGLIKSGTIIVDSTHTTASVRAKSPTQILRDMSKQLRKEIYKNAFELSERFPEKPSLEAGLDEEIAYTKELLQVLEEGIETCGNQKIQKISKEMKELLENEQIREIRSKDDKDARFGHKTATSTFYGYKNHLAMTEGRLIAGISVTDGGAPDGQELPKLIEKAQKNGIKVTEVIGDMAYVSDDNLEVCGKEIALIARTNTAVAAAANGNLAEGFCFNKDAGLLQCPAGELSMRVEKRAAKNGNTYLRYIFSKVKCRKCPQRENCRVGKSNSKERSYSITQASAKNMERLKFEESEYFQERMKIRHRIEEKNGELKEAHGLRRADSRGLFAMHVQMYFTAFTANVKRIVRLQELAMA